GGGAATCAGGATTTACATGGGAAAATACCCTATGAATCATCCTAAAAACAGAATGGCAAAACCGGAATATGCAGGCTATCAGACTATATTTTTAGTTCCTACTGCTGAAAAACGGGAAAGAACCAATGCCAAGTCTAGGTCTGCCTCCACCGAAGAAAACACAGATGTACCTTCTATAGAATCTATGAATATGACCAATCTGGCACCACCACCAAAAACGCTGTCAGGAACAATGCCTTAAAAAACACAAAATTATGAACTGGAATATTGAAACAGGGAAACAGATATCGATGATTATCTCCATAATAGTAATGGGTTTAATGATCATAAAATATAGAAAAACCGGAAAGGAAAATTTGTTTTTTATCATTGGATATCTGTTGTTTTCCCTGATCGATATTTTCTGTTATTTCTACTTTCGGTTTACAAGTATGCCTACGGACATCTTTTATGTAATTGGGTTTTTAATAATTGTCTTTTTTCTGTATTTATTGTATTATTACCAATTATTGTATGTTCCGCTGCTCAAAAAGATACAGATCATCATTCTGATTCTTTTTGTCCTCAACATTGCTTTCATGTTTTGCACAGAGGATGATCTGCTTCATCATTTTTCTTTTAACATGCTGTATGTAGACATTCTGCTGTTGCTATTTTCTATTATCCTGTTTCTTTATCAGACTTTTAATTCGGATAAGATATTAGGAATTACTAATTACCTGCCCTTCTGGATATCAGTGGCTTTGTTGATCTTTTTTATCGGAAGTATTCCGATTCTGTTTTTCAGAACTACGGTTTCAGAAAGTATTTATTTCTTCATTTTATTTATGCTGAACCTGATCAGCAATAGTATCCTGATATTCGGCTTATTAGGAAACAAACAGGAAAGAACCCGATAAATGCTTCTTAGATATGGAAGAGAATAATTTAGTCATCATCTTTACCATTACATTATTCATCGTTGTTTTGACAATGATCTTCATCTATGCGGTCTTTATCAAGAAAAAAACAACACTGCTGATAGCACAGAAGGAAAAAGATCTCAGGTTCGAAAAGGAACTGGCGACTTCACAGGTAGAGATGAAAGAGCAAACGCTGAATTATATCGGGCAGGAACTGCATGATGATCTGGGACAAAAACTTTCTGTGGTCCGCCTTCGTCAGAACCAACTGATTACCAAATTAAAAAGCTCAGAAAAAGAAGACCTCATCGAACTGAATGAATTGTTGGGAGAATGCATACAGGACATCAGAAACCTGTCTAAAACACTCATTACAGAACAGATTATTCATTTCGGGCTGGCAGAATCCATAGAAAGAGAAGTTCAAAGGATACAAAAACTGAAATTATTAAAAATAGAGTTTGTCACTCAAAAACAGGATATTGATATTACTCCTAAACATGGTCTGATCCTTTTCAGAATTGTTCAGGAAAGCATCAATAATATTCTGAAACATTCCAAAGCCAAAAACGTTTCCATACAAATGGATGATGACTGTGAAAAACTACACATCAGTATCTCTGACAACGGAAAAGGCTTTGATACCAGCAGTATTCAGGACGGCTCGGGACTGAAAAATATGGAACTGAGAGCCAAACTGATTCATGCTGAACTGTCTATACGCTCAGAACTGAATAAAGGAACACAAACTTTGATAACCTATCACAAAAATTTATTATGAAAACTATTCCCATAGCGATCGTTGATGATCATACTTTAATCTCCAAAGCGCTGGAGAATATGATCACAGAAAACACTCAATATCGGGTCATTATGAATCATCCTAATGGAGAGGATTTTATTGCAGGTATAGAAAATGCTTCCGAATTACCCGCTGTAGTGCTGATGGATGTTAATATGCCTTATAAAAACGGTATAGAAACTACAGAATGGCTTACCGAACATTATCCCGACATCAAAGTGATTGCTCTGACCATGGATGATGATGAAAAAGTTCTTATCAGAATGCTGAAAGCAGGTGCTAAAGGATATCTGCTGAAAGATATGCAGCCTTCCA
The nucleotide sequence above comes from Chryseobacterium sp. 7. Encoded proteins:
- a CDS encoding sensor histidine kinase, whose protein sequence is MEENNLVIIFTITLFIVVLTMIFIYAVFIKKKTTLLIAQKEKDLRFEKELATSQVEMKEQTLNYIGQELHDDLGQKLSVVRLRQNQLITKLKSSEKEDLIELNELLGECIQDIRNLSKTLITEQIIHFGLAESIEREVQRIQKLKLLKIEFVTQKQDIDITPKHGLILFRIVQESINNILKHSKAKNVSIQMDDDCEKLHISISDNGKGFDTSSIQDGSGLKNMELRAKLIHAELSIRSELNKGTQTLITYHKNLL
- a CDS encoding response regulator transcription factor — its product is MKTIPIAIVDDHTLISKALENMITENTQYRVIMNHPNGEDFIAGIENASELPAVVLMDVNMPYKNGIETTEWLTEHYPDIKVIALTMDDDEKVLIRMLKAGAKGYLLKDMQPSILFQAIDTVFEKGSFYTDFVAQKLLKVKTEEMKNASLLSELKDREKEFIKWACSELTYKEIADKMCLSPKTIDGYRDSVFVKLDIKNRAGLVLFALKHDLC